AGTTATTCTTGCATTATTCACATTAATTCCAGACGCTACTGCAAATTTAGGATTTTCTCCAGCTGCTTTCATAGCTATACCTGCTTTACTTCGTAAAAACAACCAAACTAAAAAACATAATGCTAAAAAGAATGCTAAAAGCCCAGTCGGTATAGTTATATTTCCAATAGAAACAGACATAAATTCATTTAAAATTTGTGCATATCTTCCATCTAAAGAAATAGTAACCCTAAGCCCTTTTCCTATAGGCCAAATCATTTCTGGACTTTTAAACGGCATTAATATCCATAAAATACTCATTAAAAATACTACTGAAAATCCAGTATATGTTGCAACCATCATTTCTGATCCTTTTACTGCATTTAATATTTTGGCATAAAAATAACCAACAATTATTGCAATAGGAATAGAAATAGCTATAGCTGCTAAAAATCCCTCTACTCCAGTTAAATTAAGTTCAATACTTATTAATCCCCCCAACAAACCACATATTACACCTAATGGCAATCCAAAATTAGGTCCTATACCAGACAATATTGATGGAACCATAGCAAGTACTAATACTCCATTCATTCCAATTCTTACTAATGTATCTTCTAATAATAAATTAACTGGTAATTTTAAAAAATGTGCTGAAATT
The DNA window shown above is from Senegalia massiliensis and carries:
- a CDS encoding ABC transporter permease subunit, which encodes MVSVFNKTKNALGLPRMIIITFFILLIISAHFLKLPVNLLLEDTLVRIGMNGVLVLAMVPSILSGIGPNFGLPLGVICGLLGGLISIELNLTGVEGFLAAIAISIPIAIIVGYFYAKILNAVKGSEMMVATYTGFSVVFLMSILWILMPFKSPEMIWPIGKGLRVTISLDGRYAQILNEFMSVSIGNITIPTGLLAFFLALCFLVWLFLRSKAGIAMKAAGENPKFAVASGINVNNARITGTILSTILGAIGILVYAQSYGFFQLYQAPLMMAFPAVAAILIGGASAGKAKISHVILGVLLFQGLLTVSLPVANKIVSEGNLSEVARMIIQNGIILYALTKVGGDS